A genomic window from Vanessa atalanta chromosome 7, ilVanAtal1.2, whole genome shotgun sequence includes:
- the LOC125065363 gene encoding trypsin beta-like, giving the protein MAKQIILYFLLAGLSLSRAGAVQADRSNRILEGDIAYEGQFPYAVSIQMLGPPQTTNTRGHKCSGALITLKDVVTTAVCLYDFTQTVPVPINPTQYRVFAGAILLTNDTPDRTRTISDYIIHPQYTGPPAYVNNIAIILLTVPFSSAIVKPIALPATNFAPADFTLCNVVGWGAYNRTTANLASTQQRYSTKYVYNQDLCTKIFNSIETSLNILPSMVCAASYDLRSSNCFGDDGNTLVCNGVLTGVLSVGHNCELSSYPEIYTRLSNYTTWIRMVSGAGQTFSHSVFTMITMFSLVQIYLSS; this is encoded by the exons ATGGCGAAACAAATTATACTGTATTTTTTGTTGGCTGGATTGTCTCTTAGTC GTGCAGGTGCAGTGCAAGCAGATCGAAGCAATAGAATATTGGAAGGAGATATTGCATATGAAGGCCAATTTCCATATgcg gTCTCCATACAAATGTTAGGACCTCCGCAGACGACAAACACAAGAGGACACAAATGTAGCGGTGCACTTATTACATTAAAAGACGTTGTAACAACAGCTGTCTGTCTCTATGATTTCACACAAAC CGTTCCTGTCCCTATAAACCCCACCCAATACCGAGTATTCGCTGGTGCGATTCTCCTTACCAACGATACGCCAGATCGCACAAGGACAATTTCAGACTATATAATCCATCCGCAATACACGGGACCTCCAGCATATGTCAATAATATTGCTATCATTTTA ttaACGGTGCCCTTTAGTTCAGCAATAGTAAAACCGATAGCATTACCAGCTACAAATTTCGCACCTGCTGACTTCACACTATGCAATGTAGTTGGATGGGGAGCATATAATAGAACAACGGCG aatCTAGCAAGTACACAACAGAGATACTCAACTAAATACGTGTACAATCAAGATTTATGTACTAAGATCTTTAACAGTATTGAGACCTCGTTAAACATTCTACCTAGTATGGTTTGCGCTGCGTCTTATGACCTCCGATCTTCCAATTGCTTC GGTGACGATGGCAATACCTTAGTGTGCAATGGCGTATTAACTGGGGTGCTGTCTGTAGGACATAATTGCGAACTTTCAAGTTATCCCGAAATTTACACAAGACTTTCTAACTATACTACATGGATACGAATGGTATCTGGAGCGGGACAAACTTTCAGTCATAGTGTTTTCACGATGATCACAATGTTTTCACTTGTTCagatttatttaagtagttaa